A genomic region of Drosophila kikkawai strain 14028-0561.14 chromosome X, DkikHiC1v2, whole genome shotgun sequence contains the following coding sequences:
- the LOC108084464 gene encoding uncharacterized protein — MRNIRNLKDPTVWTKWMHHHLRFLLIIIILLSLFATAQVTAELTKVSCSSGGSTTMTCDCNNYDQPMVLPFLHGDVSLVEIRHCPDLTVESNCLGDTIGLRKVTFTQVGKLVLRQSALSVPRYASNKALIVEFEQTNIKLIESHAITGNIEEISFVGGRIDEMKPFGFTTTKNSAILLKMDGVTIQHIESQAFKKFAVEQMSIANCQFLSDVPTRAFYELEVLNELSLRGNHFHQEVHSHALSFKLVSKLSLSENQFVAVDGEWLEAQIRDAITLRGNDFGATSEIAFRSLTVHRSYQLSERLELRFHNNTLRSSRPGADPKANDDEPGTQAQPLRFDERFALSIRELRYDNPWSCDQLDRNVEPPLPKAEFFRVHSDQLMFQPPGQQSDRQQQQQAPPLMPLRLLISDQCREQSYMAYIVAGSVLLGLLLLLLILGICWRIVQRRRRRKLDVVQPEPRTYKETQIVYQIENAGLLKTDL, encoded by the exons ATGCGAAATATCAGAAATCTCAAGGATCCCACAGTGTGGACAAAATGGATGCACCACCACCTTCGCTTCCTCCTAATCATCATCATTCTGCTGAGCCTCTTTGCCACCGCCCAAGTGACGGCGGAGCTAACGAAGGTCAGCTGCAGCTCCGGTGGCAGTACCACCATGACCTGTGACTGCAACAACTACGACCAG CCCATGGTCTTGCCATTCCTACACGGTGACGTCTCTCTGGTGGAGATTCGCCACTGCCCCGACCTCACTGTGGAGTCCAATTGCCTGGGCGACACCATAGGCCTGCGCAAGGTGACCTTCACCCAAGTGGGTAAGCTAGTGCTCCGCCAGTCTGCCCTCAGTGTGCCCCGCTATGCCAGCAACAAGGCTCTGATCGTGGAGTTCGAACAGACGAACATCAAACTGATCGAGTCGCATGCCATCACTGGAAACATCGAGGAGATCTCATTCGTGGGCGGACGCATAGATGAGATGAAGCCTTTTGGGTTCACCACGACCAAGAACAGTGCCATATTGCTCAAAATGGACGGGGTGACCATACAGCATATTGAAAGTCAG GCCTTTAAAAAGTTCGCCGTGGAACAGATGAGCATTGCCAACTGTCAGTTTTTGAGCGATGTGCCCACCCGGGCCTTCTACGAACTGGAAGTGCTCAACGAGCTGAGTCTGAGGGGGAATCATTTCCACCAGGAGGTGCACTCCCATGCCCTCTCTTTTAAAC TTGTCTCCAAACTGAGCCTGAGTGAGAACCAATTTGTGGCCGTGGATGGCGAGTGGCTGGAGGCTCAAATCCGCGATGCTATTACCCTGCGTGGCAACGATTTTGGGGCCACCAGTGAGATAGCCTTCCGCAGCCTCACCGTGCATCGTTCGTATCAGCTAAGCGAGCGCCTGGAGCTGCGCTTCCACAACAACACCCTGCGTAGCTCACGTCCCGGAGCAGATCCCAAGGCGAATGATGATGAGCCCGGAACACAGGCACAACCTCTGCGCTTTGACGAGCGCTTTGCTCTTAGCATTCGTGAGCTGCGCTATGATAATCCTTGGAGTTGCGATCAGCTGGACAGGAATGTAGAACCGCCACTGCCCAAAGCTGAATTCTTTCGCGTGCACAGCGATCAGCTAATGTTCCAGCCACCGGGACAGCAGTCAGacagacagcagcagcagcaggcaccaCCTTTGATGCCACTACGTCTGCTCATCAGCGATCAGTGTCGTGAACAGAGCTACATGGCCTATATAGTGGCGGGTAGTGTGCTGcttggcctgctgctgcttctgctgatCCTGGGGATATGCTGGAGAATAGTTCAGAGAAGGCGACGCCGTAAATTGGACGTTGTCCAGCCGGAGCCGCGCACATACAAAGAGACTCAGATCGTATACCAAATCGAGAATGCTGGCCTGCTCAAGACTGATTTATAG